In Castanea sativa cultivar Marrone di Chiusa Pesio chromosome 6, ASM4071231v1, a single window of DNA contains:
- the LOC142640472 gene encoding putative galacturonosyltransferase 15 isoform X3, translating to MKFYISTKGIKRLTISSSDAGKGLPETSKSTTALSRRIPNRTLLPVALVLGIVLPFLYVRIAFLVLESTTACYSTFDCIGWRFFSGADTSLKLREELSRALVEANKEGNNINEERIGSFNELVKEMTSKRQDVRAFAFKTKAMLLQMEHKVQSARQRESIYWHLASHGVPKSLHCLCLKLAEEYAVNSLARSRLPPPEYVTRLADSSFLHLVLLTDNVLAASVVVSSTIQNSANPEKLVFHIVTDKKTYTPMHAWFATNPVKSAVVEVKGLHQYDWSQEANVEVKEMLEIHRLIWKQYYNNLKGEDFEYDGEHTRYLEPLSPSSLSLLNHLRVYIPELFPDLNKVVFLDDDIVVQHDISSLWELDLNRKVVGAVFNSWCGDDCCPGNKYSNYLNFSHPYISSHFDHDRCAWLYGMNVFDIEAWRRTNMTATYHQWLKLNLESGLALWSPGVLPPSLLAFEGHVHPIDPSWHVAGLGYQYPEVHQETLKDAAVIHFSGPAKPWLEIGLPEVRRLWNKHVNFSNKFIRKCRIMG from the exons ATGAAGTTTTACATATCGACGAAGGGGATAAAGCGACTGACTATATCGAGCTCAGACGCCGGTAAGGGATTGCCGGAGACGTCGAAGTCGACGACGGCGTTGAGTCGTCGGATTCCGAACCGGACTTTGCTTCCGGTGGCGCTGGTGCTCGGGATCGTGCTGCCGTTTCTCTACGTTAGAATTGCGTTTTTGGTTCTCGAATCCACCACTGCTTGCTATTCTACTTTCG ATTGTATAGGGTGGAGATTTTTCAGTGGGGCTGACACCTCTCTG aaGCTTAGAGAGGAGCTAAGTAGAGCACTAGTTGAGGCTAATAAGGAAGGTAACAACATTAATGAGGAAAGAATAGGGTCGTTCAATGAGCTGGTAAAGGAGATGACGTCAAAAAGACAAGATGTCAGGGCATTCGCTTTCAAGACCAAGGCTATG CTACTACAGATGGAGCACAAGGTACAGTCAGCCAGACAGCGTGAGTCTATTTACTGGCATTTAGCTTCACATGGTGTCCCTAAGAGCTTACATTGTCTTTGCCTCAAACTGGCTGAAGAGTATGCTGTAAATTCCTTGGCTCGATCTCGTTTACCTCCACCAGAATATGTTACTCGCCTTGCTGACTCCTCGTTTCTTCACCTTGTCCTCCTAACTGATAATGTTCTTGCTGCCTCTGTTGTTGTCTCTTCTACAATCCAAAACTCAGCCAACCCTGAAAAATTAGTGTTCCACATAGTTACTGACAAAAAAACGTACACCCCAATGCATGCTTGGTTTGCGACCAATCCTGTTAAATCTGCTGTGGTGGAAGTTAAGGGATTGCACCAATATGACTGGTCTCAGGAAGCAAATGTTGAAGTTAAAGAGATGTTAGAGATTCATCGCTTAATTTGGAAGCAATACTACAATAATTTGAAAGGAGAGGATTTTGAGTATGATGGAGAACATACAAGATATCTTGAGCCCCTAAGCCCCAGCTCCCTCTCCCTCCTTAATCATCTCCGAGTCTATATCCCTGAG CTGTTTCCAGATCTCaacaaggtagtgttcttggATGATGATATTGTAGTACAACATGACATATCATCTTTGTGGGAATTGGATCTCAACAGGAAAGTTGTTGGTGCAGTTTTTAATTCATGGTGTGGAGATGACTGTTGCCCGGGAAACAAATACAGCAACTATTTGAACTTTTCGCATCCATATATATCATCCCACTTTGACCATGATCGTTGTGCATGGCTGTATGGCATGAATGTCTTTGATATAGAAGCTTGGAGGAGAACCAATATGACTGCAACTTACCATCAATGGTTAAAACTT AACCTGGAATCCGGGTTGGCGTTATGGTCTCCAGGAGTTCTTCCACCTTCCTTGCTAGCTTTTGAGGGTCATGTGCATCCTATTGATCCATCTTGGCATGTGGCTGGATTAGGTTATCAATACCCAGAAGTTCATCAAGAGACATTGAAAGATGCTGCTGTTATACATTTCAGTGGCCCTGCAAAGCCGTGGCTTGAAATTGGGCTTCCCGAGGTACGAAGATTATGGAATAAGCATGtaaatttttcaaacaagttcATTAGGAAATGTAGAATCATGGGGTAA
- the LOC142640472 gene encoding putative galacturonosyltransferase 15 isoform X1, producing the protein MKFYISTKGIKRLTISSSDAGKGLPETSKSTTALSRRIPNRTLLPVALVLGIVLPFLYVRIAFLVLESTTACYSTFDCIGWRFFSGADTSLKLREELSRALVEANKEGNNINEERIGSFNELVKEMTSKRQDVRAFAFKTKAMLAGFNGFGSGVYSLNGLLQMEHKVQSARQRESIYWHLASHGVPKSLHCLCLKLAEEYAVNSLARSRLPPPEYVTRLADSSFLHLVLLTDNVLAASVVVSSTIQNSANPEKLVFHIVTDKKTYTPMHAWFATNPVKSAVVEVKGLHQYDWSQEANVEVKEMLEIHRLIWKQYYNNLKGEDFEYDGEHTRYLEPLSPSSLSLLNHLRVYIPELFPDLNKVVFLDDDIVVQHDISSLWELDLNRKVVGAVFNSWCGDDCCPGNKYSNYLNFSHPYISSHFDHDRCAWLYGMNVFDIEAWRRTNMTATYHQWLKLNLESGLALWSPGVLPPSLLAFEGHVHPIDPSWHVAGLGYQYPEVHQETLKDAAVIHFSGPAKPWLEIGLPEVRRLWNKHVNFSNKFIRKCRIMG; encoded by the exons ATGAAGTTTTACATATCGACGAAGGGGATAAAGCGACTGACTATATCGAGCTCAGACGCCGGTAAGGGATTGCCGGAGACGTCGAAGTCGACGACGGCGTTGAGTCGTCGGATTCCGAACCGGACTTTGCTTCCGGTGGCGCTGGTGCTCGGGATCGTGCTGCCGTTTCTCTACGTTAGAATTGCGTTTTTGGTTCTCGAATCCACCACTGCTTGCTATTCTACTTTCG ATTGTATAGGGTGGAGATTTTTCAGTGGGGCTGACACCTCTCTG aaGCTTAGAGAGGAGCTAAGTAGAGCACTAGTTGAGGCTAATAAGGAAGGTAACAACATTAATGAGGAAAGAATAGGGTCGTTCAATGAGCTGGTAAAGGAGATGACGTCAAAAAGACAAGATGTCAGGGCATTCGCTTTCAAGACCAAGGCTATG TTGGCTGgctttaatgggtttgggtctGGGGTCTACTCTCTCAATGGA CTACTACAGATGGAGCACAAGGTACAGTCAGCCAGACAGCGTGAGTCTATTTACTGGCATTTAGCTTCACATGGTGTCCCTAAGAGCTTACATTGTCTTTGCCTCAAACTGGCTGAAGAGTATGCTGTAAATTCCTTGGCTCGATCTCGTTTACCTCCACCAGAATATGTTACTCGCCTTGCTGACTCCTCGTTTCTTCACCTTGTCCTCCTAACTGATAATGTTCTTGCTGCCTCTGTTGTTGTCTCTTCTACAATCCAAAACTCAGCCAACCCTGAAAAATTAGTGTTCCACATAGTTACTGACAAAAAAACGTACACCCCAATGCATGCTTGGTTTGCGACCAATCCTGTTAAATCTGCTGTGGTGGAAGTTAAGGGATTGCACCAATATGACTGGTCTCAGGAAGCAAATGTTGAAGTTAAAGAGATGTTAGAGATTCATCGCTTAATTTGGAAGCAATACTACAATAATTTGAAAGGAGAGGATTTTGAGTATGATGGAGAACATACAAGATATCTTGAGCCCCTAAGCCCCAGCTCCCTCTCCCTCCTTAATCATCTCCGAGTCTATATCCCTGAG CTGTTTCCAGATCTCaacaaggtagtgttcttggATGATGATATTGTAGTACAACATGACATATCATCTTTGTGGGAATTGGATCTCAACAGGAAAGTTGTTGGTGCAGTTTTTAATTCATGGTGTGGAGATGACTGTTGCCCGGGAAACAAATACAGCAACTATTTGAACTTTTCGCATCCATATATATCATCCCACTTTGACCATGATCGTTGTGCATGGCTGTATGGCATGAATGTCTTTGATATAGAAGCTTGGAGGAGAACCAATATGACTGCAACTTACCATCAATGGTTAAAACTT AACCTGGAATCCGGGTTGGCGTTATGGTCTCCAGGAGTTCTTCCACCTTCCTTGCTAGCTTTTGAGGGTCATGTGCATCCTATTGATCCATCTTGGCATGTGGCTGGATTAGGTTATCAATACCCAGAAGTTCATCAAGAGACATTGAAAGATGCTGCTGTTATACATTTCAGTGGCCCTGCAAAGCCGTGGCTTGAAATTGGGCTTCCCGAGGTACGAAGATTATGGAATAAGCATGtaaatttttcaaacaagttcATTAGGAAATGTAGAATCATGGGGTAA
- the LOC142640472 gene encoding putative galacturonosyltransferase 15 isoform X2, with the protein MKFYISTKGIKRLTISSSDAGKGLPETSKSTTALSRRIPNRTLLPVALVLGIVLPFLYVRIAFLVLESTTACYSTFDCIGWRFFSGADTSLLREELSRALVEANKEGNNINEERIGSFNELVKEMTSKRQDVRAFAFKTKAMLAGFNGFGSGVYSLNGLLQMEHKVQSARQRESIYWHLASHGVPKSLHCLCLKLAEEYAVNSLARSRLPPPEYVTRLADSSFLHLVLLTDNVLAASVVVSSTIQNSANPEKLVFHIVTDKKTYTPMHAWFATNPVKSAVVEVKGLHQYDWSQEANVEVKEMLEIHRLIWKQYYNNLKGEDFEYDGEHTRYLEPLSPSSLSLLNHLRVYIPELFPDLNKVVFLDDDIVVQHDISSLWELDLNRKVVGAVFNSWCGDDCCPGNKYSNYLNFSHPYISSHFDHDRCAWLYGMNVFDIEAWRRTNMTATYHQWLKLNLESGLALWSPGVLPPSLLAFEGHVHPIDPSWHVAGLGYQYPEVHQETLKDAAVIHFSGPAKPWLEIGLPEVRRLWNKHVNFSNKFIRKCRIMG; encoded by the exons ATGAAGTTTTACATATCGACGAAGGGGATAAAGCGACTGACTATATCGAGCTCAGACGCCGGTAAGGGATTGCCGGAGACGTCGAAGTCGACGACGGCGTTGAGTCGTCGGATTCCGAACCGGACTTTGCTTCCGGTGGCGCTGGTGCTCGGGATCGTGCTGCCGTTTCTCTACGTTAGAATTGCGTTTTTGGTTCTCGAATCCACCACTGCTTGCTATTCTACTTTCG ATTGTATAGGGTGGAGATTTTTCAGTGGGGCTGACACCTCTCTG CTTAGAGAGGAGCTAAGTAGAGCACTAGTTGAGGCTAATAAGGAAGGTAACAACATTAATGAGGAAAGAATAGGGTCGTTCAATGAGCTGGTAAAGGAGATGACGTCAAAAAGACAAGATGTCAGGGCATTCGCTTTCAAGACCAAGGCTATG TTGGCTGgctttaatgggtttgggtctGGGGTCTACTCTCTCAATGGA CTACTACAGATGGAGCACAAGGTACAGTCAGCCAGACAGCGTGAGTCTATTTACTGGCATTTAGCTTCACATGGTGTCCCTAAGAGCTTACATTGTCTTTGCCTCAAACTGGCTGAAGAGTATGCTGTAAATTCCTTGGCTCGATCTCGTTTACCTCCACCAGAATATGTTACTCGCCTTGCTGACTCCTCGTTTCTTCACCTTGTCCTCCTAACTGATAATGTTCTTGCTGCCTCTGTTGTTGTCTCTTCTACAATCCAAAACTCAGCCAACCCTGAAAAATTAGTGTTCCACATAGTTACTGACAAAAAAACGTACACCCCAATGCATGCTTGGTTTGCGACCAATCCTGTTAAATCTGCTGTGGTGGAAGTTAAGGGATTGCACCAATATGACTGGTCTCAGGAAGCAAATGTTGAAGTTAAAGAGATGTTAGAGATTCATCGCTTAATTTGGAAGCAATACTACAATAATTTGAAAGGAGAGGATTTTGAGTATGATGGAGAACATACAAGATATCTTGAGCCCCTAAGCCCCAGCTCCCTCTCCCTCCTTAATCATCTCCGAGTCTATATCCCTGAG CTGTTTCCAGATCTCaacaaggtagtgttcttggATGATGATATTGTAGTACAACATGACATATCATCTTTGTGGGAATTGGATCTCAACAGGAAAGTTGTTGGTGCAGTTTTTAATTCATGGTGTGGAGATGACTGTTGCCCGGGAAACAAATACAGCAACTATTTGAACTTTTCGCATCCATATATATCATCCCACTTTGACCATGATCGTTGTGCATGGCTGTATGGCATGAATGTCTTTGATATAGAAGCTTGGAGGAGAACCAATATGACTGCAACTTACCATCAATGGTTAAAACTT AACCTGGAATCCGGGTTGGCGTTATGGTCTCCAGGAGTTCTTCCACCTTCCTTGCTAGCTTTTGAGGGTCATGTGCATCCTATTGATCCATCTTGGCATGTGGCTGGATTAGGTTATCAATACCCAGAAGTTCATCAAGAGACATTGAAAGATGCTGCTGTTATACATTTCAGTGGCCCTGCAAAGCCGTGGCTTGAAATTGGGCTTCCCGAGGTACGAAGATTATGGAATAAGCATGtaaatttttcaaacaagttcATTAGGAAATGTAGAATCATGGGGTAA
- the LOC142640472 gene encoding putative galacturonosyltransferase 15 isoform X4, protein MKFYISTKGIKRLTISSSDAGKGLPETSKSTTALSRRIPNRTLLPVALVLGIVLPFLYVRIAFLVLESTTACYSTFDCIGWRFFSGADTSLLREELSRALVEANKEGNNINEERIGSFNELVKEMTSKRQDVRAFAFKTKAMLLQMEHKVQSARQRESIYWHLASHGVPKSLHCLCLKLAEEYAVNSLARSRLPPPEYVTRLADSSFLHLVLLTDNVLAASVVVSSTIQNSANPEKLVFHIVTDKKTYTPMHAWFATNPVKSAVVEVKGLHQYDWSQEANVEVKEMLEIHRLIWKQYYNNLKGEDFEYDGEHTRYLEPLSPSSLSLLNHLRVYIPELFPDLNKVVFLDDDIVVQHDISSLWELDLNRKVVGAVFNSWCGDDCCPGNKYSNYLNFSHPYISSHFDHDRCAWLYGMNVFDIEAWRRTNMTATYHQWLKLNLESGLALWSPGVLPPSLLAFEGHVHPIDPSWHVAGLGYQYPEVHQETLKDAAVIHFSGPAKPWLEIGLPEVRRLWNKHVNFSNKFIRKCRIMG, encoded by the exons ATGAAGTTTTACATATCGACGAAGGGGATAAAGCGACTGACTATATCGAGCTCAGACGCCGGTAAGGGATTGCCGGAGACGTCGAAGTCGACGACGGCGTTGAGTCGTCGGATTCCGAACCGGACTTTGCTTCCGGTGGCGCTGGTGCTCGGGATCGTGCTGCCGTTTCTCTACGTTAGAATTGCGTTTTTGGTTCTCGAATCCACCACTGCTTGCTATTCTACTTTCG ATTGTATAGGGTGGAGATTTTTCAGTGGGGCTGACACCTCTCTG CTTAGAGAGGAGCTAAGTAGAGCACTAGTTGAGGCTAATAAGGAAGGTAACAACATTAATGAGGAAAGAATAGGGTCGTTCAATGAGCTGGTAAAGGAGATGACGTCAAAAAGACAAGATGTCAGGGCATTCGCTTTCAAGACCAAGGCTATG CTACTACAGATGGAGCACAAGGTACAGTCAGCCAGACAGCGTGAGTCTATTTACTGGCATTTAGCTTCACATGGTGTCCCTAAGAGCTTACATTGTCTTTGCCTCAAACTGGCTGAAGAGTATGCTGTAAATTCCTTGGCTCGATCTCGTTTACCTCCACCAGAATATGTTACTCGCCTTGCTGACTCCTCGTTTCTTCACCTTGTCCTCCTAACTGATAATGTTCTTGCTGCCTCTGTTGTTGTCTCTTCTACAATCCAAAACTCAGCCAACCCTGAAAAATTAGTGTTCCACATAGTTACTGACAAAAAAACGTACACCCCAATGCATGCTTGGTTTGCGACCAATCCTGTTAAATCTGCTGTGGTGGAAGTTAAGGGATTGCACCAATATGACTGGTCTCAGGAAGCAAATGTTGAAGTTAAAGAGATGTTAGAGATTCATCGCTTAATTTGGAAGCAATACTACAATAATTTGAAAGGAGAGGATTTTGAGTATGATGGAGAACATACAAGATATCTTGAGCCCCTAAGCCCCAGCTCCCTCTCCCTCCTTAATCATCTCCGAGTCTATATCCCTGAG CTGTTTCCAGATCTCaacaaggtagtgttcttggATGATGATATTGTAGTACAACATGACATATCATCTTTGTGGGAATTGGATCTCAACAGGAAAGTTGTTGGTGCAGTTTTTAATTCATGGTGTGGAGATGACTGTTGCCCGGGAAACAAATACAGCAACTATTTGAACTTTTCGCATCCATATATATCATCCCACTTTGACCATGATCGTTGTGCATGGCTGTATGGCATGAATGTCTTTGATATAGAAGCTTGGAGGAGAACCAATATGACTGCAACTTACCATCAATGGTTAAAACTT AACCTGGAATCCGGGTTGGCGTTATGGTCTCCAGGAGTTCTTCCACCTTCCTTGCTAGCTTTTGAGGGTCATGTGCATCCTATTGATCCATCTTGGCATGTGGCTGGATTAGGTTATCAATACCCAGAAGTTCATCAAGAGACATTGAAAGATGCTGCTGTTATACATTTCAGTGGCCCTGCAAAGCCGTGGCTTGAAATTGGGCTTCCCGAGGTACGAAGATTATGGAATAAGCATGtaaatttttcaaacaagttcATTAGGAAATGTAGAATCATGGGGTAA